The genomic region AAAAGCCTCTGAGAACCTTTCCGGTACCTGGGAAAAACTGACGAGGGTACTTGAGAAAATCCTCAAAGAAGAAGCTGCTCTCCTTGAGAATACCATCCGAACCCTCCTTATTCTTGACCCCCAGAACATCCTCCGACGCGGGTACACTCTGACCCTAAAAGAAGGGAAAGTGGTACGGAGTGCCAAGGACTGTGCGGTGGGCGACCGCTTAGAGACGTGGTTTGCCGATGGAGAGGTAGTAAGTGAGGTGAAGAACTGCCATGTCCCTATCAAACCTCACGTATCGGGAAGCTTTTGAAGAGCTCCAAGCAATCGTTCGAGAGCTCGAAGAGGGAATGGTGGACATCGACACCCTTATCGCCAAAGTACAGCGGGCGACCTTTCTCTGTTCATTCCTGAGGCAACGCCTGCGGAGCACCGAGGAAGAAGTGCAGAGGATTCTCAGGGAAGCGGAGGGTCCTACTCCTGGACAATGAGACCCTGGTCACCACAGGCACGGCACTCAAGTTGAATCGTCGCATGGTGAATGCCAAACTCTCCACGGAGTACCTGAAGGATACTCTCGCGAAGAACGTCTGCTTCCTCAAGAGTCGTGCATTTTGCCACCACGTGGAACTCAGCGTAGTGTTCTTTCTCATTCAAAGACCAGACATGGAGATGGTGGACGTTGTCCACTCCTTCAATACGCTCCAAGCGCTCTTTGACGAGTTCTGGCTGCACATGGAGAGGCGTTCCCTGCATGAGGATACGAAGCGTCTCACGGAAAAGGGGAACTGTCTCCCGGAGGATGAAGGCAATAATGCCAGAGCTCAAGAGAGCATCAAGGGTAGTAAAACCGGAGAA from Candidatus Caldatribacterium sp. harbors:
- the xseB gene encoding exodeoxyribonuclease VII small subunit, producing MSLSNLTYREAFEELQAIVRELEEGMVDIDTLIAKVQRATFLCSFLRQRLRSTEEEVQRILREAEGPTPGQ